The Schizosaccharomyces pombe strain 972h- genome assembly, chromosome: I genome contains a region encoding:
- the msw1 gene encoding tryptophan--tRNA (Trp) ligase Msw1 yields MAKLPKITSLLPHSRVVSGIQPTGIPHIGNYLGSLKQWVQLQEEAARTPFSKCFFFVADLHALTVPQDPLKFRQARLDMLAALLAIGINPQKSTLFFQSDVAQHSELAWLLACSTSMGQLNRMTQWKSKLHLHDHDDLSFLDASATSSTRFNLGLFSYPVLQAADILLYGATHIPVGKDQSQHVELTRSIARSFNSSYKEKILTVPDIILNSSSSIMALCQPEKKMSKSDINSKNYILLSDSTGEIRKKISRAQTDNIKGITYGDSNRPGINNLINIFAAISDSTPSDIAQANASCSNAEFKEKVSSAIIRCLQPISTSFNEWRQNRELLRDIAKKGAEEAVAEASSCMHKLKTLTGLSVY; encoded by the exons ATGGCTAAACTTCCAAAAATCACTTCTCTCCTTCCACATAGCAGAGTTGTTTCAGGTATTCAGCCTACTGGAATTCCTCACATTGGCAATTATTTGGGATCTCTAAAGCAATGGGTTCAACTACAAGAGGAAGCCGCTCGTACCCCATTCTCCAAAtgcttcttctttgttGCCGATTTGCATGCTTTAACCGTTCCGCAAGATCCTCTTAAATTTAGACAAGCCCGTCTCGATATGCTTGCTGCCTTGTTGGCCATCGGTATAAATCCtcaaaaatcaacattatttttccaGTCCGAT GTTGCACAACATTCCGAATTGGCTTGGCTACTTGCCTGTTCAACTTCTATGGGTCAATTAAACCGAATGACCCAATGGAAA TCCAAACTTCATCTTCATGATCATGACGatctttcctttttggaTGCAAGCGCTACGAGCTCCACCCGATTTAATCTCGGCTTATTTTCCTATCCTGTTTTACAAGCAGCTgacattttattatatgG TGCTACTCATATTCCGGTAGGCAAGGATCAGTCTCAGCATGTTGAGCTAACAAGGTCCATTGCCCGTTCTTTCAATTCAtcatataaagaaaaaatattgacaGTTCCGGATATAATTTTGA ATTCTTCCAGTTCTATAATGGCTTTGTGCCAgccagaaaaaaaaatgtcaaaaTCCGATATCAATTCCAAAAACTATATACTCCTCAGTGATTCAACTGGAGAAATCCGAAAAAAGATATCTCGCGCTCAGACGGACAATATAAAGGGAATTACTTATGGTGATTCTAATAGACCCGGCATTAACAATTTGATTAACATTTTCGCCGCTATTAGTGATTCTACCCCTTCAGACATTGCTCAAGCCAATGCTTCCTGCTCTAATGCtgaatttaaagaaaaagtatcaaGTGCAATTATCAGATGCTTGCAACCTATTTCTACTTCTTTCAATGAATGGAGACAAAATAGGGAGTTACTTCGTGATATAGCTAAAAAAGGAGCAGAGGAGGCAGTAGCGGAAGCTTCTTCTTGCATGCATAAGTTGAAGACATTAACAGGTTTGAGCGTATACTAA
- the peg1 gene encoding CLASP family microtubule-associated protein codes for MADKDAQDFLKFLKSNASTDEKTRCLDTLRSFFNKNNIPNADLGLFVECFRLALTTVNPLLLRSSVACFETFLRRLRAQYPTWLKFRVPMLKNLVIDHIASRDLQKRVLNILIDLWHFNPSEIEKSLIHLSTTSKSAETRIQCFKWFVLAHNAHLSFDVKSLRPALYINLENANPSVREEAKEVLLLIYKNLSTSAKMQFITDVETTSGLRREILQSLVEELSLISSSSEVIIVQNSASSFQPAPFMTAVATLYPGVELENVKPLLANFSKQLEQDSASMLPAFEGRETEQNWSVRQDSVLRLRQYLRGNACIDYLPELLSVLKTLLPGILLALLSLRTTLSSSAIQLIKEMAIILKSNIDPFLELILPNLLKVCSVTKKLASQAANVTFAAILVNCGVLSRNLSFISLAAHDTNAQLRVFSSNWIFMLISLSPELKNLASLQTNLKAFEKLICRGLADSNSQVREVYRKSFWKLSEYFPSVQEELTNTLEPSVLKQLHLANPNRQAASFNFSGPKRAPIRPLSNLRSFSKSQKEETSSNSSNSSGTRRLGLPQRATPASRERVLPYTRSQAFHSTSLPPSLPSGHSPSIAIPSKRSVSATIKDESKTFELLKNIQRKYELILSGSSVDLPSAEFLSSNLTDALYSGSSICYSLIFSHSLLDLTFQYVDIASLLSQFLLCVYDPSNVGHSFALASFPYVKSHYDAHKYFPIVFDVLMNISNMAPHVKVFPFNTNQKRLIIHGCLLWLKEISDTKLNQLENKPFFVTDKLRYYSSKILAMTAKTKLTSKNWIPLSGLLFSLRAHDTFMFDGLLDRLNEESRTKLVSSWSKQDAFDYSKSSTHQEHLSKNLPTLNTSSSSNSSQTDLLVPHGKGETKETEMQSPIESKEGLLSKDTHIESPQGTSLEKENEEEGKNPVESNCSEESLDDHNIDQTLVNKKETLAQDSESLLQKNNALNEKGFENQFGLSSSAAKVLNKDTLDHVSGPISNSVSSSFKDFTRTPFKEINGERETGFELTSYVNALSKKDDINVQKTENVDESVGLNAMFMDNVNQDSLNSVDQSSGKDKLLLTSSTPNKPTTFFMPANEEILGSPAKDYDIHDQSYSVHELHSENMRENVGQSSLIYNNRDYMNTPMNDFSLSFSEIKGGILESPVESPMTGTISPIDADESVLHDIPAYESLNKSESNKYQEQAYSTPLHHTLNVLPKNKWILSRMHKMENGSPINVDKNLDDAVAALEAAVKELNDGSVNTKTLKFCIKVCKETPSMLYHSHGLLPAILHYIESNNSAMHISDCLILLHEFLVQGYQGVDMHTYHNIICILIEKAEKCKDEPVILAGIEDNITLIAEIADLQGLYEFTQQRLQSLNTETGEKSAPLLLMLLSAILMRLKDLEFLETKDLLRHVVLKYIDHTNPEIRKATFNVCLAVNTIVNNVDETFSILGGLNEGQRLLFMHYLKMKSDEKN; via the exons ATGGCGGATAAGGATGCGcaagattttttaaagttccTTAAAAGTAATG CATCCACCGATGAAAAGACGAGATGTCTAGATACCCTTCgctctttctttaataaaaacaacattccc AATGCAGATCTCGGTTTGTTCGTGGAATGCTTCAGACTTGCTTTAACTACCGTCAACCCTTTACTCCTTAGATCTTCTGTTGCATgctttgaaacttttttacGCCGTTTACGTGCCCAATATCCTACATGGTTAAAGTTTCGCGTACCTATGCTAAAAAATCTTGTCATCGATCACATAGCCTCTCGCGATTTACAAAAGCGTGTTCTTAATATCTTAATTGACTTATGGCACTTTAACCCATCTGAAATTGAGAAGAGTCTTATACATCTTTCAACAACAAGTAAAAGTGCCGAAACCAGAATTCAGTGTTTCAAATGGTTCGTCCTTGCACATAATGCTCATCTCAGTTTTGACGTAAAATCTTTGCGTCCCGCTCTTTATATAAACCTAGAAAATGCCAACCCTTCTGTACGAGAGGAGGCGAAAGAAGTTTTGTTACtgatttacaaaaatctATCTACTTCAGCTAAAATGCAATTTATAACCGATGTTGAAACTACCTCGGGTCTTCGAAGGGAGATCTTACAAAGCTTAGTGGAAGAGCTGTCTCTCATATCGTCTTCCTCCGAAGTAATAATAGTTCAAAATTCAGCATCTTCGTTTCAGCCCGCACCCTTCATGACAGCCGTAGCTACTCTTTACCCTGGAGTAGAGTTGGAGAATGTAAAGCCATTGTTGGcaaatttttccaaacaaCTTGAACAAGATAGTGCTTCTATGCTTCCTGCCTTTGAAGGTCGTGAGACTGAACAAAATTGGTCGGTCAGGCAGGATTCAGTTTTGCGACTTCGTCAATATCTAAGGGGAAATGCATGTATTGATTATCTTCCAGAACTACTTTCAGTTCTTAAAACTCTTTTGCCTGGAATTTTGTTGGCTTTGTTGTCATTGCGTACAACTCTAAGTTCTTCTGCCATACAACTGATAAAAGAGATGGCCATCATATTAAAAAGCAACATTGATCCCTTTTTAGAACTTATTCTACCAAACCTATTAAAAGTTTGCTCAGTTACGAAAAAACTTGCATCTCAAGCCGCTAATGTAACATTTGCTGCCATTCTTGTAAATTGTGGAGTCTTGTCGCGAAATTTATCCTTTATCTCTTTAGCAGCTCATGATACAAATGCTCAACTTCGCGTTTTCTCAAGTAATTGGATTTTTATGTTGATATCCTTATCTCCCGAGTTAAAGAACCTTGCATCTTTGCAAACTAATTtgaaagcttttgaaaaactgATTTGTCGCGGACTTGCTGACTCCAATTCTCAAGTACGGGAAGTTTATCGAAAATCGTTTTGGAAGCTTTCTGAATATTTTCCTTCCGTTCAAGAAGAGTTGACTAACACTCTTGAACCTTCTGTGTTAAAACAATTACATTTGGCGAACCCTAATCGTCAAGCtgcttcttttaattttagtGGTCCTAAGCGTGCACCAATACGTCCTTTGTCAAATTTGCGCTCGTTCAGTAAGTCTCAAAAGGAAGAAACTTCTTCTAATTCTTCTAATTCATCCGGAACTCGAAGATTAGGTCTTCCTCAAAGAGCAACTCCTGCCTCAAGAGAGAGGGTTCTTCCATACACTCGTTCTCAGGCATTTCATTCTACTAGCTTACCACCCTCTTTACCCTCTGGTCATTCACCATCTATAGCCATACCATCTAAAAGGTCCGTCAGCGCTACTATAAAGGATGAATCCAAAACCTTTGAATTACTAAAGAAtatacaaagaaaatatgAATTGATTTTATCTGGAAGTAGCGTTGACTTACCTTCTGCGGAATTCTTATCGTCCAACTTAACAGATGCGCTTTATAGTGGAAGCTCGATTTGTTACTCACTTATTTTTAGTCACTCTTTATTAGACTTAACATTTCAATATGTTGACATTGCTTCATTACTTTCCCAATTTCTCCTTTGTGTTTATGACCCATCAAATGTTGGACATTCCTTTGCACTTGCTTCATTCCCATATGTCAAAAGTCATTACGATGCACATAAATACTTCCCAATAGTCTTCGATGTTTTGATGAACATCTCAAACATGGCTCCACATGTTAAAGTATTCCCTTTTAATACTAATCAAAAAAGACTTATCATACATGGTTGTCTTTTATGGCTCAAAGAAATCAGTGATACAAAGTTGAATCAATTGGAAAAcaaacctttttttgtaaCCGATAAGTTGAGATACTATTCCTCAAAAATATTGGCTATGACTGCTAAGACAAAATTaacttccaaaaattgGATACCACTCAGTGgattacttttttctttaagaGCTCATGATACTTTCATGTTTGATGGCTTACTTGATAGATTAAACGAGGAATCAAGAACAAAGTTGGTAAGCTCTTGGAGCAAGCAGGATGCTTTCGACTATTCTAAGTCATCGACACATCAAGAACACttaagcaaaaatttaccAACTCTTAATACTAGTTCTTCATCTAATTCTTCACAAACCGATTTGCTAGTACCACATGGCAAAGGTGAGACCAAAGAGACTGAGATGCAATCGCCAATAGAAAGCAAAGAGGGGCTACTGTCTAAAGATACTCATATTGAATCGCCGCAAGGTACTTCtttagaaaaggaaaatgaagaagaaggtAAAAATCCAGTTGAGTCAAATTGTTCCGAAGAATCACTGGATGATCACAATATTGATCAAACTCtcgtaaataaaaaagaaacactTGCTCAAGATTCTGAAAGtttattgcaaaaaaataatgctttaaatgaaaaagggTTCGAGAATCAATTTGGATTATCTTCCTCTGCTGCAAAAGTCTTGAATAAAGATACGCTGGATCATGTAAGCGGCCCGATTTCTAATTctgtttcttcttcattcaAAGACTTTACAAGGACACCGTTCAAAGAGATTAATGGAGAAAGAGAGACAGGTTTTGAGCTCACTAGTTATGTCAACGcattaagtaaaaaagacGATATCAATGTTCAAAAAACTGAGAATGTCGACGAGTCAGTGGGATTGAATGCGATGTTTATGGATAACGTAAATCAAGATTCTTTGAATAGTGTGGACCAAAGTTCAGGGAAAGACAAGTTATTATTAACAAGTTCAACTCCTAATAAACcaactactttttttatgccaGCTAATGAAGAAATACTGGGTTCTCCTGCGAAAGATTACGATATCCATGATCAGTCTTATTCAGTTCATGAATTACATTCAGAAAATATGAGAGAAAATGTGGGTCAGTCTAGCTTAATCTATAACAATCGTGATTATATGAATACACCAATGAATGACTTCAGTCTCAGCTTTTCAGAAATAAAAGGTGGTATTCTAGAGTCTCCAGTGGAGTCACCAATGACAGGAACAATATCGCCTATCGATGCAGATGAATCAGTTCTCCACGATATACCTGCATATGAAAGTTTGAATAAATCGGAAAGTAATAAATACCAGGAACAAGCATATTCAACTCCTCTTCATCACACCTTGAATGTATTACcgaaaaataaatggatTTTGTCACGTATGCACAAGATGGAAAATGGGAGTCCGATAAATGTTGACAAAAACTTGGACGATGCAGTAGCAGCATTGGAAGCTGCGGTAAAAGAACTGAATGATGGGTCAGTGAATACCaaaactttaaaattttgcattAAGGTTTGCAAAGAAACACCTTCAATGTTGTATCATAGTCATGGGCTTTTGCCTGCTATATTACATTATATCGAATCGAATAATTCAGCTATGCACATTTCTGAttgtttaatattattacaTGAATTTTTGGTTCAGGGATATCAAGGTGTGGATATGCACACTTATCACAATATCATTTGCATCCTGATCGAAAAGGCAGAAAAGTGCAAAGATGAACCAGTCATATTGGCAGGAATTGAGGATAACATAACACTTATTGCAGAAATAGCGGACCTACAAGGCTTGTACGAATTTACTCAACAAAGGCTTCAATCCTTGAATACGGAAACCGGAGAGAAATCTGCTCCATTGTTACTGATGCTACTGTCAGCTATACTGATGCGTTTAAAAGATTTGGAGTTTCTTGAGACAAAAGACTTACTCAGACATGTGGTTTTAAAATACATAGATCATACAAATCCTGAGATAAGAAAAGCAACTTTTAACGTGTGTTTGGCGGTGAATACAATAGTCAACAATGTTGATGAAACGTTTTCAATATTGGGAGGATTAAATGAAGGACAAAGGCTTCTTTTCATGCATTATTTAAAGATGAAGTCTGATGAAAAGAATTAG
- the pdc201 gene encoding pyruvate decarboxylase, protein MSSEKVLVGEYLFTRLLQLGIKSILGVPGDFNLALLDLIEKVGDETFRWVGNENELNGAYAADAYARVKGISAIVTTFGVGELSALNGFAGAYSERIPVVHIVGVPNTKAQATRPLLHHTLGNGDFKVFQRMSSELSADVAFLDSGDSAGRLIDNLLETCVRTSRPVYLAVPSDAGYFYTDASPLKTPLVFPVPENNKEIEHEVVSEILELIEKSKNPSILVDACVSRFHIQQETQDFIDATHFPTYVTPMGKTAINESSPYFDGVYIGSLTEPSIKERAESTDLLLIIGGLRSDFNSGTFTYATPASQTIEFHSDYTKIRSGVYEGISMKHLLPKLTAAIDKKSVQAKARPVHFEPPKAVAAEGYAEGTITHKWFWPTFASFLRESDVVTTETGTSNFGILDCIFPKGCQNLSQVLWGSIGWSVGAMFGATLGIKDSDAPHRRSILIVGDGSLHLTVQEISATIRNGLTPIIFVINNKGYTIERLIHGLHAVYNDINTEWDYQNLLKGYGAKNSRSYNIHSEKELLDLFKDEEFGKADVIQLVEVHMPVLDAPRVLIEQAKLTASLNKQ, encoded by the coding sequence ATGTCTTCCGAAAAAGTCCTCGTTGGTGAATACCTTTTCACCCGTTTGCTGCAATTGGGCATCAAATCCATCCTCGGTGTACCCGGCGACTTTAACTTGGCTTTGCTCGATTTGATTGAGAAAGTGGGCGACGAAACGTTTCGCTGGGTCGGTAATGAAAACGAGCTAAACGGTGCTTATGCCGCTGATGCTTATGCTCGTGTTAAGGGCATTTCTGCCATCGTCACCACTTTTGGCGTCGGTGAACTTTCCGCACTCAACGGTTTCGCCGGCGCATACTCTGAACGTATTCCTGTCGTTCACATTGTCGGTGTTCCCAACACCAAGGCTCAAGCCACTCGTCCCCTTCTTCATCACACACTGGGAAATGGTGACTTTAAAGTCTTCCAGCGTATGTCCTCCGAGTTGTCTGCCGATGTCGCCTTCCTGGATAGCGGTGACTCTGCCGGTCGTCTCATCGACAACCTGTTGGAAACGTGCGTTCGCACTTCAAGACCCGTTTATCTGGCCGTTCCTTCGGACGCCGGCTACTTCTACACGGATGCTTCTCCCTTGAAGACTCCATTGGTTTTCCCTGTTCCCGAAAACAACAAGGAGATTGAGCACGAGGTGGTTTCTGAGATTCTCGAATTGATCGAAAAATCCAAGAACCCTTCTATCCTCGTTGACGCTTGTGTTTCCCGCTTCCACATTCAACAGGAAACCCAAGACTTTATTGATGCGACCCATTTCCCCACTTACGTTACTCCCATGGGTAAGACTGCGATCAATGAGTCATCCCCCTACTTTGATGGCGTCTACATTGGCTCCTTGACCGAGCCTTCCATCAAAGAACGTGCCGAATCTACTGACTTGCTTCTCATCATCGGTGGTCTTCGCTCCGATTTCAACTCGGGCACCTTTACTTATGCTACCCCTGCATCTCAAACCATCGAATTTCATTCCGACTACACCAAAATTCGTTCTGGCGTTTACGAGGGCATTTCGATGAAACATTTGTTGCCCAAGCTCACCGCTGCCATTGACAAAAAGTCCGTTCAGGCAAAGGCCCGTCCTGTTCACTTTGAGCCACCAAAGGCTGTTGCTGCTGAGGGTTACGCCGAAGGAACCATTACCCACAAATGGTTCTGGCCTACGTTTGCCTCTTTTCTTCGTGAGTCCGATGTAGTGACTACCGAGACAGGTACCTCCAACTTTGGTATTTTGGATTGCATTTTCCCCAAAGGCTGCCAAAATCTCTCACAGGTATTATGGGGCTCAATTGGTTGGTCGGTTGGCGCTATGTTTGGTGCTACGTTGGGCATCAAGGATTCCGATGCTCCTCACCGTCGTTCCATATTGATTGTTGGTGACGGTTCCCTTCATTTAACTGTTCAGGAAATTTCTGCTACCATCCGTAACGGTCTCACCCCTATCATATTTGTAATTAACAATAAGGGATATACAATTGAACGTCTCATTCACGGTCTTCACGCTGTTTACAACGACATCAACACTGAATGGGACTATCAAAACCTTCTTAAAGGCTATGGTGCCAAAAATTCTCGCTCCTATAACATTCATTCAGAAAAGGAGCTCCTCGATCTCTTTAAAGATGAGGAATTTGGAAAAGCTGATGTAATTCAGCTCGTTGAAGTTCATATGCCTGTCTTGGATGCTCCTCGTGTTTTGATTGAGCAAGCCAAACTTACCGCTTCTCTTAACAAgcagtaa
- the ppt2 gene encoding holo-[acyl-carrier-protein] synthase new8, translating to MGLGIDILKISRISRLIQRSPEWEKNFLKKCLCENEIKKYNLIKSNSSLPRLSEQAKWLAVRWCVKEAVFKALQPNFRVYMSMMEYVRTPTGYPSVVIHDPRFPLSPVMVSVSHEEDLVVANALYLPSMPKT from the exons ATGGGTTTAGGGATtgacattttaaaaatttcaagaaTCTCAAGATTAATTCAACGCTCTCCTGAATGGGAAAagaactttttaaaaaaatgtctgtgtgaaaatgaaattaaaaagtacaACCTGATTAAAAGCAATTCCTCGCTGCCTCGTTTAAGCGAACAGGCTAAATGGCTTGCTGTTAG ATGGTGCGTCAAAGAAGCTGTTTTCAAAGCTTTACAACCGAATTTTCGAGTTTACATGTCTATGATGGAGTATGTTCGAACTCCCACAG GCTACCCTTCCGTTGTTATTCATGATCCCCGATTTCCGCTTTCTCCCGTAATGGTATCTGTAAGCCATGAGGAAGATTTGGTTGTAGCGAATGCTTTGTATCTACCATCTATGCCAAAGACATAG
- the rrp41 gene encoding exosome 3'-5' phosphorolytic exoribonuclease Rrp41: protein MSHFEILSLEGLRNDGRRWDEMRNFQCRIGIEPSENGSAFIELGNTKVLCIVDGPSEPVIKSKARADRTFVNVEINIASFSTIDVKKRFKSDRRIQLQCLALQNTFEEIIQTELYPRSQISVYLHVLQDDGAVMASCINATTLALIDAGIPVKDFVCCSTAGIVESDMLLDLNSLEESALSWLTVAVLGNIKKVVYMQLETSMHLDYLESVMNMAIAGSEHIYNTMQSAVRQSAKPALASLS from the exons atg TCACACTTTGAGATTTTATCCCTTGAAGGTCTTCGAAATG ATGGTCGACGGTGGGATGAGATGAGAAACTTTCAGTGTCGTATTGGAATCGAGCCTTCGGAGAATGGGTCGGCGTTTATTGAATTGGGTAACACAAAGGTCTTGTGTATAGTCGATGGACCCTCGGAGCCTGTAATAAAGTCCAAAGCTAGAGCTGACAGAACATTTGTGAATGTCGAAATAAACATTGCTTCTTTCAGCACAATAGATGTGAAAAAGAGATTTAAATCGGATAGGAGAATTCAATTGCAATGTTTAGCTTTACAAAATACATTTGAGGAGATAATTCAAACAGAATTATATCCCAGAAGTCAAATTTCTGTCTACTTGCATGTTTTACAAGATGATGGTGCAGTAATGGCATCTTGTATCAACGCTACTACTCTTGCCTTAATAGATGCTGGTATACCAGTTAAAGATTTCGTTTGCTGTAGTACAGCTGGGATTGTTGAGTCTGATATGCTGTTGGATTTAAACTCACTAGAGGAGTCAGCTCTTTCATGGTTGACGGTTGCTGTTTTGGGGAACATAAAAAAGGTCGTATATATGCAGCTGGAAACTAGTATGCATTTGGATTATTTGGAGTCAGTAATGAATATGGCGATCGCTGGATCAGAACATATTTATAACACGATGCAAAGTGCGGTTCGACAAAGCGCTAAACCGGCACTTGCAAGTCTCAGCTAA